A single region of the Brachypodium distachyon strain Bd21 chromosome 3, Brachypodium_distachyon_v3.0, whole genome shotgun sequence genome encodes:
- the LOC100834819 gene encoding pentatricopeptide repeat-containing protein At1g01970 yields MRAILSVSKLARRLSISLAAVRAPPPLLLRHLHADSAPPPPPQAPPPFTSRILQTEENPSLSTDLQQDQPAPDPVLDEFLARLVTALRPTLAAAFPTHARPVLDEMLRLIAEAVLCRLEGADPGADTVDLSEDLWATVWEVSASVRDAMRRDQVRADLRNYLHSDDVKEMTRFAADVGIRGSMLRELRFKWAREKLEEVEFYRGLDAMRSQADAAAGPAALPPPRLTTLPQRKGEVKFKIGGLDMSDPKWAEVAERAAEAEAHFVPEEAKAVDGKAKKAEEQLLAVEPRKGDPAPAMEEWKEELRPKRADWMALLERVKARNVELYLKVAEILLAEETFDVTIRDYSKLIDLHSKANHVEDAERILGKMREKGIAPDIITSITLVHMYSKAGNLEQAKESFAFIQKEGLQPDMKLFTSMINAYINAGEPKQAEDLVKQMENLSIKPTREIYMDVMRAYADRGLVDGADRMRNTMTFAGVEPTLECFTLLVEAYGRIGDPDHAYALFEVMRSNGHKPDDRCLAGMISGHMRKNQLDQALKLLLSLEKEGLKPGVKTNLVLLDWLSTLHLVQEAEQLVQKIRKAGEEPIEIHVYLADMYAKSRQEEKARKSLKILEEKKRLLKAEHFERVISGLLEGGFSEEANKYFKMMKSRGFVPSETIEVGVKARFGVRGVVRPTGKYRG; encoded by the exons ATGAGAGCCATTCTCTCCGTCTCCAAGCTCGCCCGCCGGCTTTCCATCTCCCTGGCCGCCGTCAGGGCCCCACCGccactcctcctccgccaccttCATGCCGactccgctcctcctcctcctcctcaagcGCCGCCCCCCTTCACCTCCCGCATCCTCCAAACCGAAGAAAACCCGAGCCTGAGCACTGATCTGCAGCAGGATCAGCCGGCCCCCGACCCCGTCCTCGACGAGTTCCTCGCCCGCTTGGTCACCGCGCTCCGTCCGACActtgccgccgccttccccacCCACGCCCGCCCCGTGCTCGACGAAATGCTCCGCCTAATTGCGGAGGCTGTCCTCTGCCGCCTCGAGGGCGCCGATCCGGGAGCCGACACCGTCGATCTCAGCGAAGACCTCTGGGCGACGGTGTGGGAAGTTAGCGCCTCTGTGCGCGATGCCATGCGGCGTGACCAGGTCCGTGCCGACCTCCGGAACTACCTTCACTCCGACGATGTCAAGGAGATGACTCGGTTCGCTGCTGACGTTGGTATCCGCGGCTCCATGCTCCGGGAGTTGCGCTTCAAGTGGGCCCGTGAGAAGCTCGAGGAGGTCGAGTTCTATCGCGGCCTCGATGCCATGCGCAGCCAGGCTGATGCGGCTGCTGGCCCTGCCGCACTCCCACCCCCTAGGCTAACTACATTGCCACAGAGGAAAGGGGAGGTTAAATTCAAGATCGGCGGGCTGGACATGTCAGACCCAAAGTGGGCTGAGGTGGCGGAGCGGGCGGCTGAGGCTGAGGCGCACTTTGTACCAGAGGAGGCCAAGGCTGTAGATGGGAAGGCGAAGAAAGCTGAGGAACAGCTGCTTGCGGTTGAACCGAGGAAAGGAGACCCGGCTCCTGCCATGGAGGAGTGGAAGGAGGAGCTCCGACCAAAGCGTGCCGACTGGATGGCGCTGCTTGAGCGGGTTAAGGCCCGCAATGTTGAGTTGTACCTTAAG GTTGCTGAAATTCTTTTGGCTGAAGAAACCTTTGATGTAACCATCCGGGATTACTCCAAGTTGATTGATCTTCACTCTAAAGCAAATCATGTAGAAGATGCAGAAAGGATTCTTGGTAAAATGAGAGAGAAGGGTATTGCACCTGATATTATCACGTCCATCACATTAGTCCACATGTATAGCAAGGCTGGTAATCTTGAACAAGCCAAGGAATCTTTTGCATTTATCCAGAAGGAGGGTCTCCAACCAGATATGAAACTCTTTACTTCAATGATTAATGCTTATATTAATGCTGGAGAGCCAAAACAAGCAGAGGATTTGGTAAAACAAATGGAGAACCTTTCTATCAAACCTACCAGGGAAATATACATGGATGTGATGCGGGCATATGCTGACCGTGGCTTAGTGGATGGAGCCGACAGAATGAGAAACACAATGACGTTCGCTGGAGTTGAACCCACGTTGGAGTGCTTCACATTGCTTGTAGAAGCATATGGGCGGATTGGCGATCCTGATCATGCATATGCCCTGTTTGAAGTTATGAGGTCGAATGGACACAAACCAGATGACCGTTGCCTTGCTGGTATGATATCTGGACACATGAGGAAGAACCAACTGGATCAGGCTTTGAAGTTGCTGTTGAGTTTAGAGAAGGAGGGGCTGAAACCTGGTGTCAAGACTAATCTCGTCTTGCTGGACTGGCTGTCCACATTGCATCTAGTGCAAGAGGCTGAACAACTTGTACAGAAGATAAGAAAGGCAGGAGAAGAACCTATAGAGATCCATGTTTACCTTGCTGATATGTATGCAAAATCACGTCAGGAAGAGAAAGCCCGCAAATCCCTCAAGATcttggaagagaagaagagactATTGAAGGCTGAGCACTTTGAGAGGGTTATAAGTGGCCTTCTCGAAGGGGGTTTCTCCGAAGAGGCaaacaaatatttcaaaatgatGAAATCTCGTGGCTTTGTTCCATCAGAAACAATTGAGGTTGGGGTCAAGGCCCGCTTTGGGGTCAGGGGTGTGGTTCGCCCCACTGGTAAGTATAGGGGCTAG
- the LOC100821836 gene encoding enhancer of rudimentary homolog, producing the protein MAGRHTIILMQPSQNRGSRTFMDYNSVNHALDGICGLYERKIRDINPMVPNITYDITDLYNFIDGLADISALVYDHSIQAFLPYDRQWIKQKLFQHLKKLAQR; encoded by the exons ATG GCTGGGAGACACACCATCATTCTGATGCAACCATCCCAAAACAGGGGTTCTAGAACATTTATGGATTATAATTCAGTGAACCATGCATTGGATG GAATCTGTGGTCTCTATGAAAGGAAGATAAGGGACATCAACCCAATGGTCCCGAACATAACCTATGATATCACCGATCTGTACAACTTCATTGATGGTCTAGCTGACATCAGTGCGCTAGT CTATGATCACTCAATCCAGGCATTTCTGCCATATGACCGGCAATGGATAAAGCAGAAGTTGTTTCAGCACCTGAAGAAGCTGGCTCAGCGGTAG
- the LOC100821527 gene encoding hydroxycinnamoyltransferase 2 — protein sequence MKITVRGSTVVRPAEETPRMRLWNANPDLVVPRFHTPSVYFYRRDAAVEVGCYFDAERMRRALAEALVPFYPMAGRLARDEDGRVEIDCNAEGVLFVEADAPDGTVDDYGDFAPTMELKRLIPAIDFTGGISSYPLLVVQVTHFKCGGVALGIGMQHHVADGFSGLHFINSWADLCRGVPIAVMPFIDRTLLRAHDPPTPAHPHIEYQPAPAMLDSEPPQAILAGAKPDQPPAAVDIFKLSRSDLGRLRAQLPTGEGAPRFSTYAVLGAHVWRCASLARGLAPEQPTKLYCATDGRQRLLPPLPEGYFGNVIFTATPLAEAGKVIASLADGANTIQAALERMDNEYCRSALDYLELQPDLSALVRGAHTFRCPNLGLTSWVRLPIHEADFGWGRPVFMGPGGIAYEGLAFVLPSASRDGSLSVAISLQAEHMEKFRKMIFDF from the exons ATGAAGATCACGGTGCGGGGGTCGACGGTGGtgcggccggcggaggagacgCCGCGGATGCGGCTGTGGAACGCTAACCCGGACCTGGTGGTGCCGCGGTTCCACACGCCCAGCGTCTACTTCTACCGGCGCGACGCGGCGGTTGAGGTCGGGTGCTACTTCGACGCGGAGAGGATGCGGCGGGCGCTGGCGGAGGCGCTGGTGCCCTTCTACCCCATGGCGGGGCGGCTGGCCCGTGACGAGGACGGGCGCGTGGAGATCGACTGCAACGCGGAAGGGGTGCTCTTCGTGGAGGCCGACGCGCCCGACGGCACCGTCGACGACTACGGCGACTTCGCCCCCACGATGGAGCTCAAGCGACTCATCCCCGCCATCGACTTCACCGGCGGCATCTCCTCCTACCCGCTCCTCGTGGTCCAG GTGACACACTTTAAGTGCGGGGGCGTGGCCCTGGGCATCGGCATGCAGCACCACGTCGCCGACGGCTTCTCGGGCCTCCACTTCATCAACTCGTGGGCCGACCTGTGCCGCGGCGTCCCGATCGCCGTCATGCCGTTCATCGACCGCACCCTGCTCCGGGCCCACGACCCGCCGACCCCGGCCCACCCGCACATCGAGTACCAGCCCGCGCCCGCCATGCTGGACTCGGAGCCGCCGCAGGCCATCCTCGCGGGCGCCAAGCCGGACCAACCCCCCGCGGCCGTGGACATCTTCAAGCTCTCCCGCTCCGACCTgggccgcctccgcgcccAGCTCCCCACGGGGGAAGGCGCGCCCCGGTTCAGCACCTACGCGGTGCTCGGCGCGCACGTGTGGCGTTGCGCGTCGCTGGCCCGCGGGCTGGCGCCCGAGCAGCCGACGAAGCTGTACTGCGCCACGGACGGGCGCcagcggctgctgccgccgctcccggaGGGTTACTtcggcaacgtcatcttcaCGGCCACGCCGCTCGCCGAGGCCGGCAAGGTGATCGCCTCGCTGGCGGACGGCGCGAACACGATCCAGGCCGCGCTGGAGAGGATGGACAACGAGTACTGCCGCTCGGCGCTGGACTACCTGGAGCTGCAGCCGGACCTGTCGGCGCTGGTCCGGGGCGCGCACACGTTCCGGTGCCCCAACCTCGGGCTCACCAGCTGGGTGCGCCTGCCCATCCACGAAGCCGACTTCGGCTGGGGCCGCCCTGTCTTCATGGGCCCCGGCGGCATCGCCTACGAGGGCCTCGCCTTCGTGCTCCCCAGCGCCAGCCGCGACGGCAGCCTGTCCGTGGCCATCTCGCTGCAGGCCGAGCACATGGAGAAGTTCcggaagatgatcttcgactTCTGA